TTTGATGAGCGGGGACGCCGAGGCCCTTGATGATTCTGCCTACCCCAAGACGTGGCTGCACAAGGGCTTCGAACTTCCACTGAGCTACGAATTCCATCCTGTGGCTCCGGGGTCTGCTCCGAATCCTTCAGACGGTGTCACAGCTGAAGTTCCGGTGTTGTTCCTGAACCAACTGGACGACGCACCGTTCCGGTGGCAGATTCCGGGACAACGCGTAGACCTGGTCACAGCGCTTATCAAATCCCTGCCTAAGCAGGTTCGGAAGAACTTTGTGCCTGCCCCTGACGTCGCCCGTCAGGCTACGGAGGCCTTGGAAAGAGACTTCGATCCGGCCGTTGACGAACTCGAGTCCTCCTTGGAACTGGTTCTTCGCCGGCTCCGCGGACACGTCATCCCACCAGGATCATGGAACTGGGAGGCAGTGCCTCCCCACCTTCGCGTGAGCTTCAAGGTAGTGGACAGCAACGGCAAGGTCCTGGACGAAGGCAAGGACCTTGCCCAACTACAAGAAAAGCTGGCCCCTGCCACGCGACGGGCAATCGCCGAATCGCTCGGTGCAACACCCGCGACGACGGCCCCCGGCAAGAGCGGCACAAGAACCGGAGCCCCCGGGACCTCAAACGGCAAGACCGCAGGTTCCGCGGCAGGGAGCGTCAGCAGCCCTGACGTTCGCGCCAGTGCCGACCCAGCCCAAGGTGCCGTGGCCGAACGTACTGGTATCAACGAATGGGATTTCGGGACCGTGCAACGCCAAGTCACCCGAACGGTCAGGGGCCACGCAGTGACTGGCTACCCGGCGATTGTGGATGAGGGTACCTCTGTGGCCCTGCGCGTGTTCCAAAGCCAGCAGGAGCAGGAAGCGGCCATGCGTGGTGGCGTAATCCGACTCCTGGCACTTCGGATTCCCTCACCGGACCGGTACGTGCTGGAGCATCTCAGCAACACCGAAAAACTGACGTTCAGCCAAAACCCGCACGGCTCGGTCAGCGCCCTGATCGCAGACTGCGCCCTCGCCGCCATCGACAAACTGACCCCGGAGGCACTGCCTTGGGATAAGGAAGCCTTCGATGCGTTGCATGAAGTAGTCCGTGCTGAGCTGATCGATACCGTATTTACAGTGACGGCCGTCGTCGAACGCATCCTGGCGAGCACCCGCCGGATCCAGAAGCAGCTGAAGTCCAGTGCCAGCCTGCCACTCATCAGCGCCCTCAATGACATGAAAAGCCAACTGGAGCAGTTGGTCTTTCCGGGCTTTGTGGCACAGACGGGCTACGCGCAGCTGAGCCAGCTTCCACGGTACTTGCAGGCGATAGAGAAGCGGCTGGAGAAGCTTCCGGGCAACGTTCAGCGCGACGGATTGAATATGGCCATCGTTCAGGCGCTCGAGGATGACTACGATGACGCCGTGTCAGCCCTGCTCCCCGGACGCCGGGCAGGTGCGGAATTAACCCGGGTGCGCTGGATGATCGAGGAACTGCGTGTAAGCCTCTTCGCCGTCGAGTTGGGCACGGCCTACTCTGTTTCCGAGAAGCGCATCCGAACAGTGCTGAACCAGGCCCTGGCGCCGGCCTGACAGCTAGTCCTCAGGTACTAACTCTGCGTGACCGGCAGCCCGCAAGGCCGCGCGGAGCTTCACGGCCGTGGCATCCAAGATGGCAGGATCCGGGTTATGGTCCACGTTGTGCACTTCAAAATCCGCCATCGAATAGGCGGGCCAGATGTGCACGTGCAGGTGGTCCACCTCGAAGCCTTCCATCAGGACACCCACGCGCTTGGCGCTGAAAAGCTCTTCCTGGACCTTGCCGATGCTCTGGGCAACGTCCATGACCTTGGCCAAAAGCTCCGGGCTGGCGTGCGTCCAGGAATCCACTTCCTCACGGGGCACCACCAGTGTGTGGCCTGGCGTGATCGGAGCGATTGTCAGGAAGGCCACAACGTCCTCGTCCTTCCACACGAAACGGCCCGGGATTTCCCCGTTGATGATTTTGGTGAACAGCGTGCTCATGCATCTGCCCTTTCTGAGGGTTCCTGAAGTGTTGCGGTGTCCAGCACGAATCGGTACTTTACGTCCCCGGCCACCATACGGTCATAGGCTTCGTTGAGTTGTTCGGCCCCTACGATCTCAATGTCGCTGGCAACCCCATGCGCGGCGCAGAAATCAAGCATTTCCTGGGTTTCCTCGATCCCACCAATCAGCGAACCTGCATAGGCCAGGCGACGGCGTATGAGCAACCCCGGGCTGACAGGCGGCATGTCTTCGGCAGGGAGCCCAAGCTGGAAAAGGGCCCCATCAAGCCGCAGCGTGCGGAAGTAGGGGTTGAGGTCATGCGGGGCTGCAACGGTGTCAATGATGACATCGATACTGCGGTTCGCAGCCGCCATTGCCTCGGCGTCCCTGGACAGCACCACCTGGTCCGCCCCCAGTTCCCGTGCGGCGTCGAACTTCGCTTCAGAAGTGGTGAACACCGTGACCTCCGCGCCCATGGCTTTGGCGATCTTGACGGCCATGTGGCCTAACCCGCCCAGCCCCACTACTCCCACCGAATCTCCCTCTTCGACGTCGAAATACCTCAACGGCGAATACGTGGTGATCCCGGCGCATAACAGTGGGGCGGCTGCTGCGGCGTCCAGGGCTTCAGGGATACGCAGCACGAAGCGCCGGTCAACCACCACCGACGTCGAATATCCGCCCTGGGTTATTGCGTCGCCATT
This genomic stretch from Micrococcaceae bacterium Sec5.1 harbors:
- a CDS encoding NAD(P)-dependent alcohol dehydrogenase, with the protein product MTPGRPVPPPLAKPIPKDTAKPIPMDTAKPVPAQSSEPAGSTLAAAFGATSPDSGLVPLTVARRAPKEDDVEIAIEFCGLCHSDVHATRGEWRLPPYPLVPGHEIVGRVTRVGAAVQNFAPGDRVGVGCLVDSCRECGSCLDGLEQYCERGNVGTYGVADPRNGDAITQGGYSTSVVVDRRFVLRIPEALDAAAAAPLLCAGITTYSPLRYFDVEEGDSVGVVGLGGLGHMAVKIAKAMGAEVTVFTTSEAKFDAARELGADQVVLSRDAEAMAAANRSIDVIIDTVAAPHDLNPYFRTLRLDGALFQLGLPAEDMPPVSPGLLIRRRLAYAGSLIGGIEETQEMLDFCAAHGVASDIEIVGAEQLNEAYDRMVAGDVKYRFVLDTATLQEPSERADA
- a CDS encoding HIT family protein, whose product is MSTLFTKIINGEIPGRFVWKDEDVVAFLTIAPITPGHTLVVPREEVDSWTHASPELLAKVMDVAQSIGKVQEELFSAKRVGVLMEGFEVDHLHVHIWPAYSMADFEVHNVDHNPDPAILDATAVKLRAALRAAGHAELVPED